A genomic stretch from Dehalococcoidia bacterium includes:
- a CDS encoding CoA pyrophosphatase yields MAPAAVLLTLYSADDDFFVVLQKRSQHVEHHKGEISFPGGMADPGDDSLLHTALREAHEEMGIEPDDVDVIGRLDDSPTITGFMISTYVGVVPHPYPFVPSSIEVAEVLSVPLSHLRKPGAFRVETHLEGDAFRTMPVFVHDGHVIFGATARILDQFLRVTADLPV; encoded by the coding sequence ATGGCCCCCGCTGCTGTCTTACTTACCCTCTACAGCGCTGATGACGACTTCTTTGTCGTGCTTCAGAAGCGCTCCCAGCATGTGGAGCACCATAAAGGAGAGATATCCTTCCCCGGAGGTATGGCAGACCCCGGAGACGATTCTCTCCTACACACGGCGCTTCGCGAGGCCCACGAAGAGATGGGCATAGAGCCGGATGATGTGGATGTCATCGGCCGCCTTGACGACTCACCCACGATTACGGGGTTTATGATCTCGACCTATGTGGGCGTGGTGCCGCACCCATATCCCTTCGTGCCTTCCAGTATCGAGGTCGCGGAAGTACTCAGCGTGCCGCTGTCGCACCTGAGAAAGCCGGGTGCCTTCAGGGTAGAGACTCACCTTGAAGGTGACGCCTTTCGCACGATGCCTGTATTCGTGCACGACGGGCATGTTATATTTGGCGCTACCGCAAGGATTCTGGACCAGTTTCTCAGAGTGACCGCAGATCTGCCTGTGTAA
- a CDS encoding CbbQ/NirQ/NorQ/GpvN family protein produces MTSPTRTLFRSYIIEEYHLTEEPYYVPVGDEIDLFEAAYAQKIPVIFKGPTGCGKTRFVEYMSYRLSQPLTRVTQQSSASASGNGNTAADDRDHLPLVTIACHEDLTASDLVGRYLLEGDETVWIDGPLTRAVKAGGICYLDEIVEARKDTTVLIHPLTDHRRILPVEKRGELLEAADGFLLILSYNPGYQSALKDLKHSTRQRFISIEFDYPPRDIEAEIIAHESGTDEDTALQLAKLGEKIRNLKEHGLGEGASTRLLIYAGQMISQGISPRRACQVAVNWAVTDDFSIQRSIEELTTSIFE; encoded by the coding sequence ATGACATCACCAACGCGGACCCTGTTTCGGAGCTACATTATCGAGGAGTATCACCTCACTGAGGAACCGTACTACGTTCCCGTTGGAGATGAGATCGACCTTTTCGAGGCCGCATACGCTCAGAAGATCCCTGTAATCTTCAAGGGCCCGACTGGCTGCGGCAAAACACGATTCGTAGAATACATGTCATACAGGCTTAGCCAGCCCCTGACCAGGGTCACGCAGCAGTCATCTGCCAGCGCGTCCGGCAACGGGAATACGGCTGCCGATGATCGAGACCACCTGCCGCTGGTGACAATCGCCTGCCACGAGGACCTCACAGCTAGCGACCTGGTAGGGCGCTACCTGCTTGAGGGCGATGAGACCGTCTGGATTGACGGCCCACTAACACGTGCAGTGAAGGCCGGAGGAATCTGCTACCTGGACGAAATCGTCGAGGCTCGCAAAGACACCACCGTCCTGATTCACCCGCTGACCGACCATCGTCGAATACTGCCGGTTGAAAAGCGGGGCGAACTGCTTGAAGCCGCTGACGGTTTCCTGCTGATCCTCTCCTACAACCCGGGCTATCAGAGCGCACTGAAGGACCTCAAGCACAGCACGAGGCAGCGATTCATCTCGATTGAGTTCGACTACCCGCCACGTGACATCGAGGCTGAGATCATCGCACACGAATCCGGCACAGATGAAGATACCGCGCTCCAGCTTGCCAAGCTCGGCGAGAAGATCAGGAATCTCAAGGAGCACGGTCTCGGCGAAGGTGCCAGCACCCGCCTGCTGATCTATGCTGGCCAGATGATTTCTCAGGGTATCTCACCCAGGCGAGCCTGCCAGGTCGCGGTCAACTGGGCTGTCACTGATGACTTCAGCATACAGCGCAGCATCGAAGAGCTGACGACTTCGATTTTCGAGTAG
- the coaE gene encoding dephospho-CoA kinase (Dephospho-CoA kinase (CoaE) performs the final step in coenzyme A biosynthesis.), with product MTVRCMFVIGLTGGIATGKTLVSETLRESGATIINADLVGHEAYLPHTETWQAVVDAFGTDILDEEGQIVRPKLGAIVFSDPSKLEQLNSIVHPRIYAMISDRIEGLKAEGITAVVVEAALLIEAGWTPLVDDIWVLTSPIEQVYSRLTGRGMSPEQARARVESQMPQEERVTHADIVIANDGGEAELKSAVKEHWDQRVSSKVQGDR from the coding sequence TTGACGGTCAGGTGTATGTTCGTTATCGGCCTCACGGGCGGGATTGCCACGGGCAAGACGCTGGTGTCGGAAACGCTCCGCGAGTCCGGGGCAACAATTATAAATGCTGACCTTGTGGGGCACGAAGCCTACCTCCCTCACACCGAGACTTGGCAGGCGGTGGTTGACGCCTTCGGGACGGACATACTCGACGAAGAAGGTCAGATTGTGCGACCTAAGCTTGGAGCGATCGTCTTCAGTGATCCATCCAAGTTGGAGCAGCTCAACTCCATCGTGCATCCTCGCATCTATGCTATGATCAGCGACCGTATCGAGGGTCTCAAGGCTGAGGGTATTACCGCCGTTGTCGTTGAGGCCGCATTGCTGATCGAGGCAGGGTGGACTCCCCTCGTAGACGACATATGGGTACTGACATCGCCAATTGAGCAGGTGTATTCGAGGTTGACGGGTAGGGGTATGTCGCCGGAGCAGGCACGTGCCAGGGTCGAATCGCAGATGCCACAGGAAGAGCGAGTAACCCACGCCGACATTGTTATCGCCAATGATGGCGGCGAGGCAGAGTTGAAGAGTGCAGTCAAGGAACATTGGGACCAGCGGGTCTCATCGAAAGTACAAGGAGACCGGTAA
- the selA gene encoding L-seryl-tRNA(Sec) selenium transferase encodes MVSKFRALPSVNDVLSDPRIAELVEKYSHEAIVDIVREELDGARSSISSGGEPPDADALTKSVAAEAESRWRPWPQGVINATGVVLHTNLGRAPLSSSSFEAMRVAAAGYSDLEFDLAAGRRGSRQQHVSNLICQTTGAEAALAVNNNASAVMLGLAAIATGKEVIVSRGEAVEIGGGFRIPDVLSQSGATLVEVGTTNRTYASDFASAINERTGAILSVHASNFRVMGFTHAPTTAELVNVGESSGVPVLHDLGSGCLLDSSKYGLAHEPMPQESISAGVALSFFSGDKLLGGPQAGIIAGQSEYVATVSRHPLARAVRIDKLSMAALSATLLHYINGDPESEVPVWRMISATIAELTARADSWKSAAGPGASVVSARSAIGGGSLPGETLESVALRIDCNELGTTPDVALSELRKGTPPVIGRIEDDSVMLDPRTVLPEQDEAVAGTIQRLMSV; translated from the coding sequence ATGGTCTCAAAATTTCGAGCGTTGCCGTCCGTTAATGACGTGCTAAGTGATCCCCGAATTGCCGAGCTTGTCGAGAAGTACTCGCACGAGGCAATAGTGGACATCGTGCGGGAGGAGCTGGACGGAGCAAGAAGTTCGATCAGCTCCGGCGGTGAGCCCCCTGATGCGGACGCACTGACCAAGTCCGTGGCAGCCGAGGCAGAGTCCAGGTGGCGGCCATGGCCACAGGGCGTGATAAACGCCACTGGTGTTGTACTGCACACAAACCTCGGCAGGGCGCCGTTAAGCAGCAGCAGTTTCGAGGCCATGAGAGTCGCCGCTGCCGGATACAGTGACCTCGAATTCGACCTTGCGGCAGGAAGGCGCGGTTCTAGGCAGCAGCACGTCTCGAACCTGATATGCCAGACGACCGGTGCCGAGGCCGCGTTGGCGGTCAACAACAATGCGTCGGCCGTGATGCTCGGACTTGCAGCAATTGCAACCGGTAAAGAGGTGATCGTTTCGAGGGGTGAGGCCGTCGAGATCGGCGGCGGATTCAGGATTCCTGACGTACTGAGCCAGAGTGGGGCGACTCTTGTTGAAGTTGGTACCACCAACCGTACGTACGCCTCTGACTTCGCCTCTGCCATCAACGAACGAACAGGAGCAATCCTGTCAGTTCACGCCTCTAACTTCAGGGTCATGGGATTTACGCATGCGCCTACTACAGCGGAACTCGTGAACGTTGGAGAGAGTTCGGGTGTGCCGGTGCTTCACGATCTGGGCAGTGGTTGTCTGCTGGATTCGAGTAAGTATGGACTTGCCCACGAACCGATGCCGCAGGAGAGCATCTCAGCGGGCGTCGCACTCAGCTTCTTCTCGGGAGACAAACTGCTGGGTGGTCCACAGGCCGGGATAATTGCCGGCCAGAGCGAGTACGTTGCCACTGTGTCGCGGCACCCACTGGCCAGGGCAGTCAGGATCGACAAGTTGAGCATGGCAGCCCTGTCAGCAACTCTTCTCCACTACATCAACGGAGACCCCGAATCCGAGGTCCCGGTCTGGCGGATGATCTCGGCCACGATAGCCGAACTGACAGCACGCGCCGACTCCTGGAAGTCGGCAGCCGGTCCGGGGGCAAGTGTCGTCAGTGCAAGATCGGCCATAGGCGGCGGCAGCCTGCCGGGCGAGACACTGGAATCCGTCGCGCTCCGCATCGACTGCAACGAGTTGGGTACTACCCCCGACGTCGCTCTCAGCGAGCTAAGGAAGGGAACGCCGCCGGTCATTGGCAGGATCGAGGATGACAGTGTCATGCTCGATCCCAGGACTGTACTACCCGAACAGGACGAGGCAGTTGCTGGCACAATACAGCGCCTCATGAGTGTGTGA
- a CDS encoding replication-associated recombination protein A: MTLFDHRRREQLQNVAPLAERMRPRSLEEFVGQEHIVGRDSVLARSIASGHVPSMVLWGPPGSGKTTLAQLIASQIDGHFDRVSAVTSGVADLRKIVSESRHRLGMNGTRSILFIDEIHRFSKSQQDVILPHVEDGSVILIGATTENPSFEVISPLLSRARVYVLKQLNGEQVSDILDSAMGDSERGIGELRPCLDLDARNALISLSNGDARSALNTLELAVHATIPDENGGRTVSLETVEEAIQRRASIYDRSGDQHYDTISAFIKSVRASDPDAAIYWLARMVVSGEDPVFIARRLVILAAEDIGLADPGALSIAVAAQQAVSLVGMPEGRIPLAEATVYLATAPKSNRAYAAIGEAIKDAERTTNEPVPLHLRNAVTGLMRDLDYGKGYEYAHDHEGGFTPTQNLPHNLKGRRYYKPSDLGYESEVGDRMKLWWGDRASE, translated from the coding sequence ATGACCCTCTTCGATCACAGGCGGCGAGAACAGCTGCAAAACGTTGCACCGCTCGCAGAGCGTATGCGCCCCCGCAGCCTGGAAGAATTCGTCGGGCAGGAGCACATTGTTGGCAGGGATAGCGTCCTCGCGAGGTCCATTGCCTCAGGCCATGTGCCCTCGATGGTGCTGTGGGGTCCGCCAGGATCCGGCAAGACCACACTTGCTCAACTGATTGCGTCGCAGATCGACGGGCACTTCGACCGTGTTAGCGCGGTGACCTCCGGGGTAGCCGACCTGCGAAAGATCGTTTCTGAGTCTCGTCATCGGCTGGGGATGAACGGAACGAGAAGCATCCTGTTCATTGATGAAATACACAGGTTCAGCAAGTCGCAGCAGGACGTCATCCTCCCACACGTCGAAGACGGCTCGGTAATCCTGATCGGCGCTACTACTGAAAACCCATCGTTCGAGGTAATCTCTCCCCTCCTCTCCAGGGCCAGGGTTTACGTGCTCAAGCAACTGAATGGAGAGCAGGTCTCCGACATTCTCGACAGCGCAATGGGAGACTCTGAAAGGGGTATCGGTGAACTCAGGCCTTGCCTCGATTTAGATGCCCGCAACGCGCTCATATCACTCAGCAATGGCGACGCCCGCTCCGCACTCAACACACTTGAGCTGGCTGTGCATGCAACGATCCCAGATGAGAATGGCGGCCGTACCGTTTCGCTGGAGACCGTGGAAGAAGCAATCCAGCGTCGAGCATCCATCTACGATCGTTCAGGAGACCAGCACTACGACACCATCTCCGCATTCATAAAGTCAGTCCGGGCGTCAGATCCAGATGCGGCAATCTACTGGCTGGCACGAATGGTGGTTTCTGGTGAAGACCCGGTGTTCATCGCCAGACGACTGGTCATCCTGGCGGCAGAGGACATAGGTCTGGCCGATCCAGGAGCACTGTCCATAGCCGTGGCAGCCCAGCAGGCCGTGAGCCTGGTTGGAATGCCGGAAGGGAGAATCCCGCTGGCTGAGGCGACTGTCTACCTGGCAACGGCTCCTAAGAGCAACAGGGCCTACGCTGCGATCGGAGAGGCGATTAAGGACGCTGAGCGAACGACTAATGAACCCGTACCCCTACATCTGCGCAACGCTGTCACCGGGCTAATGCGAGACTTGGACTACGGAAAGGGCTACGAGTACGCCCACGACCACGAGGGCGGCTTCACCCCCACCCAGAACCTGCCGCACAATCTTAAGGGACGCCGTTACTACAAACCTTCAGACTTGGGGTACGAGTCCGAGGTTGGCGACAGGATGAAACTCTGGTGGGGAGACAGGGCCAGTGAATGA
- a CDS encoding MFS transporter, with protein MHLIFRNPRFRLFWTAGLFGDVSLITYFTVHGWLALLVTDSPFWVGATAGVGGIGMTVFAPWGGVLIDRFRKIDVIRIASLIRGVSATALAVLAITDSVELWHVLAFAVATAATGATRMPGMKTLAMDIAGGEHLLAAMAARMASMTVVGVVVPLLIGPAVDVIGIEWAYVVIALGDFTSVAVMSMVRLPEPAESPERRSPLAELKSGISYSLRHPLVRTILGVILVTELFGWSAEPMLPVVVRDVLGGGATGLGLLFAAASAGAAVTAFTLSSVGNVRHKGWLMVGGIFGFGCFLLCFSLSRSLPLSLVLFGFAGASTTLYETAGDTIMQSGVDRRMRGRVLSFQAMLWGVSGMSGFHSGALASRFGAPLSIGIGAVVVMVAGLVLAKFATSLDRPVEYRSTHAPAEGS; from the coding sequence ATGCATCTGATCTTCCGCAACCCGCGCTTTCGTCTCTTCTGGACAGCAGGACTCTTTGGCGACGTAAGCCTCATCACGTACTTCACGGTGCACGGCTGGCTTGCACTGCTTGTGACAGACTCTCCCTTCTGGGTAGGTGCAACCGCAGGAGTGGGTGGGATCGGCATGACTGTCTTCGCTCCCTGGGGTGGCGTGTTGATCGACCGATTCCGCAAGATCGACGTAATCCGGATTGCGTCCCTGATAAGGGGTGTGTCAGCGACAGCTCTAGCTGTGTTGGCGATCACCGACTCGGTGGAACTCTGGCACGTGCTTGCCTTCGCGGTTGCGACCGCTGCTACAGGGGCAACACGCATGCCGGGTATGAAGACCCTTGCCATGGACATTGCGGGTGGGGAGCACCTTCTCGCGGCAATGGCGGCTCGCATGGCGTCGATGACAGTCGTGGGTGTGGTGGTACCCCTGTTGATCGGGCCAGCCGTGGACGTTATTGGCATCGAATGGGCGTACGTGGTCATTGCCCTCGGAGACTTTACCAGCGTCGCAGTGATGAGCATGGTCCGTCTTCCGGAGCCGGCCGAGTCACCTGAACGTCGATCACCCCTGGCCGAACTGAAGTCCGGGATTAGCTATTCGCTGCGCCATCCACTGGTCCGAACCATCCTGGGCGTTATCCTGGTTACTGAGCTATTCGGTTGGTCGGCTGAGCCGATGCTGCCGGTAGTAGTGCGGGATGTGCTGGGGGGAGGTGCAACAGGACTTGGATTACTGTTTGCTGCGGCCAGTGCAGGGGCTGCGGTTACGGCATTCACGCTGTCTTCGGTAGGGAACGTCCGGCACAAAGGCTGGCTCATGGTTGGGGGAATATTTGGGTTTGGCTGCTTTCTGCTCTGCTTCTCACTCTCCAGGTCACTGCCGCTGTCACTCGTACTGTTTGGCTTCGCCGGGGCATCGACGACGCTGTACGAGACCGCTGGCGACACCATAATGCAGTCCGGGGTCGACAGACGAATGAGGGGAAGGGTGTTGAGCTTCCAGGCGATGCTGTGGGGTGTATCCGGTATGTCCGGTTTCCATTCTGGCGCGCTTGCGAGCCGGTTCGGGGCGCCGCTCTCCATAGGAATCGGAGCGGTGGTAGTGATGGTTGCAGGCCTGGTCCTTGCCAAGTTCGCCACGAGTCTCGACCGCCCCGTGGAATACCGGTCGACACACGCGCCAGCGGAGGGTAGCTAG
- the ltaE gene encoding low-specificity L-threonine aldolase, which yields MRVVDLRSDTVTMPSPEMRQAMYEAELGDDVYGEDPTLNRLEAMAAERFGKEAAVFVASGTMGNLVSVLAHAQRGDEIILGNQAHIFRSEAGGSSVLGGISFHTIPNDERGMLDPDDVRAAIRPNDPHMPRTALVCLENTQNACGGATLTQDDMHSVASVAHEHGLNVHVDGARIFNSAVALEAPVSELTREADSVTFCLSKGLSCPVGSVIVGSEDYIQEARRWRKMVGGSMRQAGVLAAAGVVALDSMVDRLAEDHANARKLSEGLAEIDGIDIDPDALPTNLVFFEIERADWPDLHRKLVERGVKGGGGGKRWRYVTHYGITEEDIDYTLETVRDVFAGD from the coding sequence ATGCGTGTTGTCGACCTGCGGAGTGATACGGTCACCATGCCGTCGCCCGAAATGAGACAGGCTATGTACGAAGCTGAGCTGGGTGACGATGTCTACGGAGAGGACCCTACCTTGAACCGGCTGGAGGCCATGGCGGCTGAAAGGTTCGGCAAAGAGGCCGCAGTTTTCGTAGCCAGCGGCACCATGGGCAACCTTGTTTCCGTGCTGGCCCACGCTCAACGGGGCGATGAGATCATTCTCGGCAACCAGGCCCATATCTTCCGCAGCGAGGCGGGAGGTTCGTCGGTTTTGGGTGGCATCTCGTTCCACACGATCCCCAATGATGAGCGCGGGATGCTGGACCCAGATGACGTGCGCGCAGCCATTCGACCAAATGACCCTCACATGCCACGCACCGCATTGGTGTGCCTCGAGAACACCCAGAACGCCTGTGGTGGGGCGACCCTGACACAGGACGACATGCACTCAGTAGCCTCCGTTGCTCACGAGCATGGCCTTAATGTACACGTAGATGGTGCCCGTATCTTCAATTCGGCCGTAGCCCTTGAGGCGCCGGTATCTGAACTGACCCGTGAAGCAGACTCGGTCACGTTCTGTCTCTCAAAAGGTCTGAGCTGCCCTGTGGGTTCTGTGATCGTTGGTTCAGAGGACTACATCCAGGAGGCGCGCCGATGGCGCAAGATGGTGGGTGGCAGCATGAGGCAGGCCGGTGTGCTGGCTGCTGCCGGAGTCGTAGCGCTCGACTCGATGGTCGACAGGCTTGCCGAGGACCACGCTAACGCCAGGAAACTTTCCGAAGGCCTTGCCGAGATAGATGGCATCGACATCGACCCTGATGCGCTGCCTACAAACCTCGTCTTCTTCGAAATCGAGCGTGCAGACTGGCCTGACCTTCACAGAAAACTGGTCGAGCGGGGAGTCAAGGGCGGCGGTGGCGGCAAACGCTGGCGGTATGTCACCCACTATGGCATCACCGAGGAAGACATAGATTACACTCTGGAGACCGTCAGAGACGTGTTCGCCGGCGACTGA
- a CDS encoding alpha/beta fold hydrolase produces MTTIAEPLTISSGDLQLEALLERPSGHSDPVPGVVICHPHPRQSGNMYSNVVIGVADRLTANGFAVLRFNFRGVGESEGAFDWGSGETDDAEAALEELSLAEGVDASRIGLAGYSFGAAVALQAAMSSPTIQAVATIACPAAQVRAFSGLEILQPKLFVLGDHDHNFPIDQFRFLTRRYADPCEAEVIKGADHFFRGSESEVGDIASRFFTTWLKR; encoded by the coding sequence TTGACGACGATTGCAGAACCACTGACCATATCCAGCGGCGACCTTCAACTGGAAGCCCTGCTCGAACGTCCCAGCGGTCACTCAGACCCGGTCCCCGGCGTGGTGATCTGCCACCCCCATCCGCGGCAGAGTGGCAACATGTACTCTAACGTGGTCATCGGAGTTGCAGACCGCCTGACAGCCAATGGTTTCGCGGTGCTCAGGTTCAACTTCCGTGGTGTCGGAGAGAGCGAGGGCGCATTCGACTGGGGTTCGGGTGAAACCGACGACGCCGAAGCCGCTCTGGAAGAGCTGTCACTAGCCGAAGGTGTCGACGCTAGCCGAATTGGCCTGGCCGGTTACAGTTTTGGAGCCGCGGTCGCCCTACAGGCCGCCATGAGTTCTCCAACCATCCAGGCAGTCGCGACGATAGCCTGTCCAGCAGCGCAGGTGCGGGCCTTCAGCGGCCTCGAGATCCTTCAGCCCAAGCTCTTCGTCCTGGGGGACCACGACCACAACTTCCCGATCGACCAGTTCAGGTTTCTTACCAGGCGCTACGCCGACCCGTGCGAAGCCGAGGTCATCAAGGGCGCGGACCACTTCTTCAGGGGGTCAGAATCCGAGGTGGGAGACATTGCGTCACGCTTCTTCACAACCTGGCTGAAACGGTAG
- a CDS encoding dienelactone hydrolase family protein gives MRQSAIGFYSKKLELEGIIGTPQDPGAKGIPAVVACHSHPMLGGNMNDPVVAAVCQSAVREGMAALRFNFRGVGDSEGEFTSGKEEHNDIKSALNVIRHWPAVHGGRVALVGYSTGATIILDGLRHLKRASAIVLIAPTLGALRNRRFNRDKRPRLVVAGSDDRVAPSLEIQRILDECRGPVQFHEVVGADHSMRGFHAEAAEVSADFLKRYL, from the coding sequence ATGAGACAGTCTGCCATAGGTTTCTACAGCAAGAAGCTCGAACTCGAGGGGATAATCGGAACACCGCAGGACCCCGGAGCGAAAGGGATTCCCGCTGTAGTTGCGTGCCACTCTCACCCGATGCTGGGAGGAAACATGAACGATCCCGTAGTGGCAGCGGTGTGCCAATCGGCGGTCCGCGAAGGGATGGCTGCCCTCAGGTTCAACTTTCGGGGCGTTGGGGACAGCGAGGGCGAGTTCACCAGTGGCAAAGAGGAACACAACGACATCAAGTCGGCCCTTAACGTGATACGGCATTGGCCCGCCGTCCACGGAGGCCGAGTCGCGCTGGTGGGCTACTCGACCGGTGCAACGATAATCCTGGATGGGCTCCGTCACCTGAAGCGTGCCTCCGCAATTGTGCTAATCGCGCCGACGCTTGGCGCCCTCCGGAACAGGAGATTCAACCGGGACAAACGGCCTCGCCTGGTGGTGGCGGGTTCCGACGATCGCGTCGCTCCATCGCTTGAGATTCAGCGCATCCTCGACGAGTGCAGAGGTCCCGTTCAATTCCATGAAGTTGTGGGAGCCGACCACTCAATGCGAGGTTTCCACGCTGAGGCCGCAGAGGTGTCGGCCGACTTCCTCAAGCGTTATCTGTGA
- a CDS encoding class II fumarate hydratase, giving the protein MKLWEPTTQCEVSTLRPQRCRPTSSSVICDFDQQNETKTTTISQTVEELTVSESQQFRSERDSMGEFSVPVDAYYGANTMRAVLNFPISDLRFNRSFIEAIASIKLAASQVNHELDLLDANTADAIATAAQEVAQGGFDDQFVVDIFQTGSGTSTNMNANEVISNRAIENLGGVKGARDPVHPNDHVNMGQSSNDVIPTAIHIAALKAIHNELIPALQELQAELEKKGEEFMPILKTGRTHLQDATPVRLGQEFVGHAGQVERGISRLRGAEDELSEVALGGTAVGTGVNVHPEFAARVCERLTDMLGIPVRETSNHFQAQSTLDNIVAASGALKTVAVSLMKISNDIRWLGSGPRAGLGEIMLPEVQPGSSIMPGKVNPVIPESVCQVAAHVIGNDAAVAVAGQSGNFEINVMMPVAAYNLLQSIDLLAASSRNLARQCVSGLEATSAGPDMVDRGLAIVTTLVPHIGYDTAADIAKEAQASGQTVKEVALVRTDFSSEELDEILDPSSMTEPGLGSGVALG; this is encoded by the coding sequence ATGAAGTTGTGGGAGCCGACCACTCAATGCGAGGTTTCCACGCTGAGGCCGCAGAGGTGTCGGCCGACTTCCTCAAGCGTTATCTGTGACTTTGACCAGCAAAACGAAACGAAAACAACAACGATAAGCCAAACAGTTGAGGAGTTGACAGTGTCAGAATCGCAGCAGTTCAGATCGGAGAGAGACTCGATGGGAGAGTTCAGTGTTCCCGTCGATGCCTATTACGGCGCCAATACGATGCGGGCCGTATTGAACTTTCCCATCAGCGATCTTCGGTTCAACCGGTCCTTCATTGAGGCCATTGCCTCTATCAAGCTGGCTGCCAGTCAAGTCAACCACGAACTCGACTTGCTGGATGCCAACACAGCAGATGCCATCGCAACAGCGGCACAGGAAGTCGCCCAGGGCGGGTTCGACGACCAGTTCGTCGTCGACATCTTCCAGACCGGATCGGGGACTTCCACTAACATGAACGCCAACGAGGTCATCTCGAACCGCGCGATAGAAAACCTTGGCGGCGTGAAGGGGGCCCGGGACCCAGTGCACCCGAATGACCACGTGAACATGGGACAATCGTCAAATGACGTAATCCCAACTGCTATTCACATAGCTGCACTTAAAGCCATCCACAACGAACTGATCCCTGCCCTTCAGGAACTACAGGCTGAACTTGAAAAGAAGGGCGAGGAGTTCATGCCGATTCTGAAGACCGGCAGGACGCACCTCCAGGACGCCACACCTGTCCGGCTTGGACAGGAGTTCGTTGGCCATGCTGGCCAAGTAGAACGCGGAATATCCCGGCTTCGGGGAGCTGAGGACGAGCTCTCCGAGGTGGCGCTCGGTGGGACGGCTGTCGGCACTGGCGTGAACGTGCATCCTGAGTTCGCTGCTAGGGTCTGCGAGCGGCTGACAGACATGCTGGGAATCCCAGTTCGTGAGACGTCCAACCACTTCCAGGCGCAGAGCACGCTCGACAACATCGTCGCTGCCAGCGGGGCGCTGAAGACCGTTGCCGTTAGCTTGATGAAGATCAGCAATGACATCAGGTGGCTGGGATCAGGCCCACGCGCCGGCCTGGGTGAGATCATGTTGCCGGAGGTCCAGCCGGGTAGCTCGATAATGCCCGGCAAGGTCAATCCAGTGATCCCCGAGTCCGTATGCCAGGTCGCGGCTCACGTGATTGGGAACGACGCTGCTGTCGCAGTAGCCGGCCAGTCGGGCAACTTCGAGATCAACGTCATGATGCCTGTTGCGGCGTACAACCTGCTCCAGTCGATAGACCTGCTGGCGGCGTCATCACGCAACCTTGCTCGGCAGTGCGTCAGCGGACTCGAGGCGACCTCCGCTGGCCCTGACATGGTGGATCGCGGACTGGCTATTGTCACCACACTCGTGCCTCACATCGGGTACGACACCGCTGCTGACATCGCCAAGGAGGCTCAGGCGAGCGGGCAGACCGTCAAGGAGGTCGCGCTGGTCAGGACCGACTTCTCCTCGGAGGAGTTGGACGAGATCCTGGACCCGTCCAGTATGACGGAACCTGGGCTGGGCTCCGGAGTCGCGCTCGGTTAA